A genomic window from Melanotaenia boesemani isolate fMelBoe1 chromosome 15, fMelBoe1.pri, whole genome shotgun sequence includes:
- the LOC121654192 gene encoding transgelin-like, translated as MANRGPAYGLSREVQSKIDKKYDPELEERLVEWIVAQCGSGVGRPKADKTGFQNWLKDGCVLCELINSLYGANKPIKTIKTSGMAFKQMEQIAIFLKAAENYGVTKTDIFQTVDLFEGKDLAAVQRTLMALGSVAVTKDDGNYKGDPNWFHKKAQENRRDFSDEQLSEGRNVIGLQMGTNKGASQAGMTGYGRPRQIINNP; from the exons ATGGCAAACAGAGGTCCTGCTTATGGTCTGAGCCGTGAGGTTCAGAGTAAGATTGATAAGAAATACGACCCGGAACTGGAAGAGAGGCTAGTGGAGTGGATCGTTGCCCAGTGTGGCTCTGGAGTTGGTCGGCCTAAGGCAGACAAGACTGGCTTCCAAAACTGGCTCAAGGATGGATGT GTGCTCTGTGAGCTCATCAACAGCTTGTATGGAGCCAACAAGCCAATCAAGACCATCAAAACCTCTGGCATGGCGTTCAAGCAGATGGAGCAAATCGCCATTTTCCTCAAAGCTGCCGAAAACTACGGAGTCACCAAAACGGACATATTCCAGACTGTAGATCTCTTTGAAG GCAAAGACCTGGCTGCTGTCCAGAGGACCCTGATGGCCCTGGGTAGTGTGGCTGTCACAAAGGATGATGGGAATTATAAGGGAGATCCCAACTGGTTCCATAA AAAAGCGCAAGAGAACAGGAGAGATTTTTCAGACGAACAGCTGAGCGAGGGCAGAAATGTCATCGGCCTGCAGATGGGCACAAACAAAGGAGCATCTCAAGCTGGCATGACTGGTTATGGACGGCCAAGGCAGATCATCAACAACCCCTGA